ATCTTACCACATGAAGCAACAAATGTAGTATAGTCCTTGAAAAGATGCTCCAACCCATTAGCAAGATCATGAACTATATTTTCGGTAATTCCTATTGGAATTTCAAAGAAGTCCTCCACTGTTTCCTTGGCCAATTTCATTAGCTCCTCAGCTGATTGTGCATATGGCTCCGATTTGGACTTCGGATTCCATGTCTGCAACACAGATAACTTATTCAAGTAAGTCAATTTTAATAAGATTTGATTGTAAAGCAAAGCTTAAAACTTACCTCGCTTTCTTTTGCTCTATTAACACACTCTTTCCCCGCTTTCAATCTCTCATTAATCCATCTTTTCAAGAGGTTCATAATGATTGAATCCACTTCATATGGAACCATCTCTCTCACAATTGCTTTGCCACCATCTTCACATTCAGCAGAGTCCTCAACCACCATTTGAAGCAGAACCTTTTCTAGCTTTCCTGCCCTCTGCAATATCTCAACTGTCTCAGATGTAAGTGTGGATACCCCATTTAAGTATTGCTTTAGTACAGCTCCATAGCAATTGTGCAGTGTCACGGCTGCGACCCCAGCTGCAGTTGTGTGCCACCTCTTCAGTATGGGACTGAagctctccctctctttcaaGGCTAAATCCTCTGTCTCTTTGGCCAGTTTAAGCAATGCTTCAGTCACGGCGTCCTCTGCCACTTCAGTGACATTCCCAGCTTCCATAATCTGTTGTAAGGCACAATAAAAGGGAAGATTAGAAGCAATTCACACTTATTTACAACACTATGTATAATGGGAAATGTCTCTTGTCACACTAGCATGCTATCTCACCAAATTTGACCGTTGATTAAGTGAAGTCACATTAGAATATGCAATTTTAATTAACAGTCTGACAacataacatatcaaaaaCTAATTAACATTACTCAAATATAGTAGTAATTAAGGAGCACATAAATACCTTTTCAAAAGCGTTTTTCATGGAGGATCGAATGTAGTAATCCACACGATCACCGGAGTTGTCCACCACCTTAATATCACCTTTcactcctcctcctctttctGTGATTGTAACATCTTCACCCAAGATCTTGGAAGAAGACAAGGCCAAAGGGAGAAGGTTCTCAATTTGGCCAACTGTTCCCCTCTGGAAATAATCATGGTAGCTCAACAATTTCTTTTCTGCCCACCCCTGCATAGAGCACAACACCGAAGACAAGATCTTCACATACAAAGCCTCCCTATCCGGCCTCTTGGCATTGTTCGCAACTTCAGCCAACATGGCATGTGCAGCACACAAAAGGTCAGGCTCAATCTGCGCGGTTGAGACATATTGCTGAAACAAAACCCATGTAAAGCACACGTTGTGTATAGGCCTAGTGATCCCCAATGTCGACCATGTCTTTTTCATGAGCTCGAGGAGCTCATCGACTTCATCGAGTACTAATGTCTCGTCTCTGATATCGAAGATTGAATAGAGAAGAGAAATATAGATGTGGATGTTGAGGGGGTAGCCATCAGCCCAATGACAAACATCTGTTGGAGTTCCGTTGGAGCTGCGCCATGATAAGGAGACAACAGAGTTGCAAAGGGTTCTCATGGTGTCTGAGTTCTTTCCAGTGTCTATGGCTTTGGTGTCAACCGATCTTATGATATCTCTAAGACGCATGGCGAATGTGTTGGACTTGTCTAGTGGGATTGAAGGGTGGAGAAGGAGGCCGGCTTCGAGGATCTTGAGTTGCCGCTTTTGCCAGAAATGGTACTCGTGGGGGTCGTTAAATTCGGAGGGCTTTAGGTGCCGAAGGAGCTCCAGTGGAAGGATTATGGTCTCTGCTCGCCTGCCCATCTGCTCATTAAGAAGATGAGTAAAATTATTTGTACCATATTTACAGAGAGGGAAGTAAAGAATCACAATTGTAACGAAAGTGAGATTCACCTTGTGCAATCAAGGCATTCTAAATTCCTACGATACATTTTATATCACTTTGTGtctaaattttatattttatattcatTAATTATCATGCAAACAAACACACCTGACTCACACATTgcatgtgtttatatatatatatgtagaaaatagaaatgaaTACGTACTTGGCCTACAAGGGTCCTCATGAGCGTCTTCCGGAGCCGATTATCACTCCCTTCCGTGACCCTCATCTGCTGCCTCATGATCTCGGCCGACGTCATCGGCCGCCTCGGCCTCGACGGTGGCACGGTGAACGATATCCCCGGGGACCCACTACTATTCGATCCATTCGGAGAGGATGGACTAGACCATCCACCATTTCCGGCGCCCGACACCATCCTCCTCGACGGCGACCGCTTGAGCATCTTCAGCCCAAGTGCCCGCTTTACACGGCTTGTCGGGGTCGTCACCACCCCATTGGGCTTCGACCCCGATCCGGACCCACTCCCATCCCCACCACCATTGTTGTTGCTATTGCTATTATTGTTCTCGTGGTTAGAGTAGAAGACGAGGGCGTTTCGTCCCCCGAAGCCTGGGGCCGAACGACACGCGGTGAAAAAGATCTCGTACGCGGTCTCGCGTACGTCATCGCGGTCTATGCCGTCGAGCTTGCCAAATGGCCAGATGAGGTCGGGGTCGGAGTCGTGGTAGTCGGGGCGGGGGGCGAGGAAGGAGCTGCATAGGGAGTCACGACGAGCGTGGTACTGGTGGCCTGGGCCCATGGCAGCTGCGGCGGCAGGCGACGAAAGGAGAGATGTAGCGGTCGGAGTCAGATATCCGGCGGGGGAGACAAAGCGGGCATTTCTCTCTTAaaagaggaggaaaaaaaaaaaaaagaaaggagagagGATTTGAGAggtgtgcgtgtgtgtgagATGATTTGGTTGGTTTTGTGTTCGATTGGTTATGATTTATGACAGCGGTTTTGTGCGAGGAAAGAGAGGCGAGAGCCAAATACAGGAGAGAACCAAAACGCTGTTGTGCGAAGAAAACGAGATGCAATGCGACATAGATAGCAAAGTCGCTTCCGAATATTTCTGCTCcttcttaattattattattattattactactctcttaattatttctttaattgtttttgtttttgctaatCTTGGATTAGATTAATATTCGTCTTCATCAAACAAACAGATTGATGTTTTAAAGCTAGTTAGATTCTAGTACTTACACTCCAGCTTATCTGGAGAACGATTTGATTTAGCTTCACGCGTACTTGCCTCGGTGTACCAGAAATTTGTTGGTTTCCCTACATTATTATCCACTAATCTCTTTTTGGTAATTAACagcattttttttaactgtAATTTGTCTGTCTTTTCTATTTATGTGTTTATGCGCTCTACTTGCCACGAAGGCTTGACGTAGTGGCTCTATCTACACCTCATGTTTACTATTTCTCTGTTTGGGAAATTTTGCACTACATGATTGTAACACTGTTGTGCAGTGTTACCCATCCATCCACTTATGTTATAAAATCAATAGGCACCCTAAAGTAAAAAATTCATCATCCactcatattataatatgTCGATGACTAAAATCACATGAGTAGTTCTAACACAATGAGATAGAGCTTGCATATGGGGTAGCTAAAAAATAAGAAGCATCAACAGGTATGGATATTGGTGTTCACAAAAAAGGTTTGTATTGACAATTTTCGTGCCCAATATGCTGAAGTGCTAatgcaaatattttttttgtacaaGCGATCTAAACTACTCTAAGCGGGGACGGCCGCACTCCCTAACAGTTGTGGTACATAATGGTAAAATGATGAATGTGATTGAttgagtaaaataaaaaagagaatcAAAATACAAAGATAAAATCGAAGTGTAAAATCTTACctatatatttttggttgaaaCAGGGTTCATGGCTCAAAAGACGACTTGCCAATTACCATTTATCTGGGGCAAGAGAAGCCCAACCCAACTAGGTCTAGGAGGGTTTGTTGACCCTTCTACCATATTAAGTTTCTGATTAGTGATGATTTGTATTAGTGTCGGCTGAAAACAACTATATTGAAGAAGCTTCCGaagacaaaaattgaaaataaaaaacaactaCCTCCGCGAGTTCTATGGCAAGATATAAAAGAAACCCATGCCCACCGCAAACAATTAGTCATTAAATGATTGCCACACaaagtatcaaaattgatGATCAATGAAAACAAACTGCCTTGTTAAAAAGAAATGAGATAAGAgattctattttttcttttatagacaagcgatagtttaaattactttataatatattaaaggGAAATCAAACTCGGGTGTAAAGGGTCAAATAGGATCCGGATCCTCTTATTGATTTAAGAACTCGAAAAGAATATGAAAACATAGTTTTTGACcggaaaaaaattaaaaaagaaaatgaacacATAATACAACTAATCTAcatattataatatgagtgtataattattgatattatgttgtaaaagtaaaaaatatcaACTATATTGTCcacatatattataaaatatggACTGATTATTCAACGTGACTATATTTCAATGTCACACAATAATGACTTAAGCTCATGACATATCAATCGTGTTGTCCAcaccaagaaaagaaaagatagcGTTGGATACCTAAATCAACAATATCATGTTTGCTATATCCATGTCTGCTATATTGCTATTGGAATGACTCTCTTTAcagtgtttttttaaatatatatttttattaatctaataaaattctatcgcttttttatacaatattaaaataaataaaaaagagtttatattttcttgatttcaaattcaaacacatGCACGTATTTCTCGGTAGCAGAAAATTAAACATCAAACTATTTAACTGGGAAGGCCGATTTGGATTGGATATATGGGGTCTAATTGATGACCAAGTTTCGATGAAACTTGGCAACAACCAGGCAACCAAAAATGAGTGGATGGTAATACATTAGAATCTTTATTGGCTCGTCACAATCCGACAGAAGACAACCACCACTGTCCATGCTCCATCTTTTCGAAAATCATATTAAAGGCAAACTTTTGTGTTCCAGTGATTACTAAGTTTAGAAAACGAATTAATGaagtaattaataaaatagtaTCTTATAcctaactaattaattatgtcACAATCATGTCATGAGTTCATTTTTCTCACAATTTGCTTGGAAAATCTTTTCAGTAATATAAATGGGCCATGTTCCTGGACCTTACTTGGCTTATCTATTtatgcacagagagagagagagagagagagagagagagagagagagagagagagagagttttagTGGCCTTTTGGTTTCCTTTTCAGTGCTGCATTAGTTTCTCCTCCTCCAatcaaagaaaagagagaagaaggaagagggTTTAGGGGAATGCCTGTTATGTTTCGAGGGTTTTAGGATTTTGGATCTGCAAATTAAACCCCAACAACTTGGAAGTGCTTCAAACTTTGTGGTAAGTTTTAGAGCTTTAATTTTATCTGCATAAATAATGACATGAAGTCTGCATTTGAGGAAAAACAGTGgagtttttgtgtgtgttgaGAAAGATTAATGTGCCTGAATTTAGACCTTCCATTCAACTTATTTTCCTTTACTTTCTTTTGCAGTTTTGATtcatttgttcttttctttttctttttctttttaaattcaaatgcaGAGAGAAAATATGAGAGTGGCAGTGATTGGTGCTGGGATTAGTGGTTTGGTTTCGGCTTATGTTCTTGCAAAAGAAGGGGCGGAGGTGGTGTTGTTTGAGAAGGATGACTACTTGGGCGGCCATGCCAGGACTGTCACATTTGATGGCGTTGATTTGGACCTTGGCTTTATGGTCTTCAATCGTGTAAGTAATTATTATCTCAATGCACCTTTGCTTATTTTTGCGGATAAaatctcatttttctttattggtacgtatgtttatatttaaatttaaaaaaaaaaaaaaaactaaaatactaAAACTTAACTTTTAtcattcttaaaaaaataaaaaaacacttaACTTTTGTCAGGTTTAAGTTAGTTTGATTAGGttagtttatatatattctgtTTGGTTTATGTTTTACTATTTaaacttgttttatttatacaaacgatattggGGGAGGGCGGAATTGAACCTAGGACCTCAGTTTCATAAATAAATGCTTTTAACCACTTGAACTACAAACTCCCTGCAATTTGActattcaaacttgaaaccttgaaacttaattttttattttaataaaaacctgaattttttttcaaatattattttaaacattaatttctttactaaaattttaattttaaaaaaataactcAAGCCTAATTAAATAGGAGCTGAAGTGACCCtgctttagtttttttttttttttttgggtcagagAAAATGACCCGGCCTTAgctaaaaacttcattagaaaaaaaaatttgagatgatagaattttgattttattctCTAAATGGGGAAAAAGTCGGAGTAGTGATGGGTTCCCCTCCAAACGAAGGGTCCCCTATGTTGGGGGTAAAAATTGATATTTTcgttttttccaaaatttctttCCCTTAAATTTAAGGgggattcactattatacccaatatgggggcccaaattataaaaataccctatataaaatggactttagaaacacacccaaagtccatttacaacataacaaaaaacttttaacttcttataaattacaaaactgccatcaatttcttaaaacaagcccaaccccaaaatctcataaaaatacccaaagcactcaatagggcatcaaagtaatttaataatcaatattaaattcaataaggctagctatcattttttgggttttttttgggtttgtttataggaattcaattgtgtagggtttatttataatattagtgctagaaatgggtatatcactaaatatctctaaattTAAACACATAACTACTCTTTCATCCGCGCTTACACTTAATGTgtatttttactttaattttatctttatttaaataactttttatttttatggatattagctcttcttttcttgttttaattattttatattgtatTACCCTATTGTTTTACTTATTTGtctctttaaaataaaattgttgtgaTTTAAATAACAGTAATTTTGAGTAATTTGCAAACTTAATGGTCTTTTACTATTAATAtgtaaagattttttttttttttgagtctgaataaatatgtaaagattatgtgtatatatatatatatatatatttattggaccGAATCATGGCAACGTCCTTAGTTGGTAgcttaatattaaattatcataaGCACGTCATTAAACATGTGAAATGGGTTGTTGGATTGGAGGCATTTGGAAAGGACATTACATATGGTCCCAACTCTTCCGCGGTGGGTGGTACTACTGGTCCTTGGTctcttgatttattttattttattttttaatagagattgaccaattaaaaaagagttatagtaTTTATGACACTCCAAATTAGGGAGTAtggttaaaattgaaattttttagagagCTATTAAAATagctttcttatatttttagctaaattttaactaagaAATAGAGAAcatcattgtggatgctcttaggCAACTCTCTCAATCCCGTGCATATTAGAAGCAGTCAAGGAGTTTATTGAGGGAGCAAATTtacccacgagaatattcgcccaatattccttcgtcttctccgcctctctttctccctgcaaaacagatcggagtaaaaggaccacacccggggggtgttggccaaaggccctccgatgcctaagttaggtagagtaattcaaggaaaaccgggtggccggagccgtgtgtggtggccggagccttgtgtgagagagagaaagagagggggtggctagggtttttgagaaataacttCTGTAGagtttagtaggaatttaggcgTACCTCATCCTTGTGCGTGACCAAGTATTTATAGTGGCCTTGGAaaggttggtggggttggtgtagttggtgaggttggtgtggttggtgtagttggtgaggttggtgtggttggtgaggttgaTGTATTTAGGGATTATGGATTTaaccaaatccctaattaaggcGAGGATCAAGTAAGGGTTAGGTAACTCCCTAAACCCTATCAAGTAAcccccaatttgattaggtaattcccaattaggttaggtaactcccaattaggttaggtaactcctaattaggtcaaataattcccaaattgattggcctaattatttgacttagggttttgaattaattaggttcccacattTATGATTCAGTATTTATAATGTAGATTAGTAATAGTACATGTTTATTTGAAACGAGTAAAGTCGTGAATCGAGTAAGTTAGGTATTGGTGGATCTAATGAGGAGCCAGTGAAGACACTAGCCTCATTTAGTCTTATTCTACACTTATAAAGGTGTCAAGTTttcatgatattttctttgataaaatgcCTCAAGGAAGGCTAAAGTAGGGAAGGGGGCAAAGGAATGGCTGAGACTTAGGCTGCATTAGGCCAGTCTTTACAGGTTGTTGTTTGGCGCCGTTAGCCAGTGCATGCTAGGCTAGATTTTACAGGTTTTGCTCCTAGGAAGGAAAATTTCTGAATTCATCAattggtaaataaataaatggatATGAGACCGACTATTCCCCTTAATCAAATATTGAAATAACATGAAACCCACTTAATTTTTTGATTCCTTATACGTCAATAAACGTGGAAACCCACTTAATTTTTCTCAACTGATATGAATGTAAATGAATGAATTTATACATCTAACAATAGTCACACAAAGCTGTACtaacaaaataaatgtggCCTCTACTTTTAATTTGATGCTGACAAATAGAGGTGTACAATGCTGACACCCGTTTCATTTatattaagttttaaaaaaattgtatttagctaaaaaaaatatgtttggTTAGTTAATCTCAGGATTTaatcatataatttttttaaattaagttttaaaaataaataaataatctctctctctctctctctcacacacacacacacacacacacttatTTAAGTTCTGATTGAGATTTGAGGTTTGATCTATCCAAAACTAATTGATAATGGTAGGGAGTTCCAAGAGTTTATGTTTTGTAATGCAAGACTTGGAATTTTCGATGTCGAATTTGTATACTCCagcaagaaaaaataaataaattgatggTTTGACAATTGGACAGGTAACCTATCCAAATATGATGGAGTTGTTTGAGAGACTTGGAGTTGATATGGAGACATCTGATATGTCCTTCTCAGCGAGCTTAGACAAAGGGCAAGGCTGTGAATGGGGCAGTCGAAATGGCTTGGCAAGCTTGTTTGCACAAAAGAGGAACTTGTTCAATCCATACTTTTGGCAAATGCTTCGAGAAATCACCAAGTTTAAACACGATGCAATCAAGTAAGTAACTTAAGTGATCATCCTGCGCATTATGTATTAAATTTGCAGAAATAAATTTGTACTTTTTATGGTATCCTGAATTTAGACTACACATTCAGACAAGAATTAATCTCATTAATGATCTAGATTCACGTAGAGTCGGATATAAACTTTTTGGAGAAATTCTTCGGTATGcactcatattataacacttgtatttattattaatattattattacataCTAGGTTCATGACATATCAATCATGTCGCTCACGCATATTATAACGAAATGAAATGGTACTAGAGTCGGGCATATAAAAATGTTGGGTTTATTGCAGTTATGTATCTTAGTGATGCAATATATGTGTatgtttctattttatttcctGTTCCAGTTACCTTGAGGAGCTCGAGAACAACCCGGACATTGATCGCAATGAAACCTTGGGGCAGTTTATCAAGTCACGAGGCTACTCTGAATTATTTCAGAAGGCTTATCTTGTGAGATCACCGAACCATTAATTTCTGTAACATCTTTAGTTGGAGCTTTTCAAGTCACCTGTTTCCAGTTAAGTTAATTAGTTCCTTGGTGGAAAATATTCTGCAGGTTCCAGTATGTGGTTCAATCTGGTCTTGCCCTTCAGAAGGGGTTATGAGCTTCTCAGCCTTCTCTGTTCTCTCATTTTGTCGAAACCATCATCTACTTCaggtacattatttttattctcctTTTAGCTGACCTTAAAAGCCTTTGTATGTCAACGGGTTTAGCCCACTGGAAAAAGGCATT
The window above is part of the Prunus dulcis chromosome 1, ALMONDv2, whole genome shotgun sequence genome. Proteins encoded here:
- the LOC117620978 gene encoding protein unc-13 homolog, yielding MGPGHQYHARRDSLCSSFLAPRPDYHDSDPDLIWPFGKLDGIDRDDVRETAYEIFFTACRSAPGFGGRNALVFYSNHENNNSNSNNNGGGDGSGSGSGSKPNGVVTTPTSRVKRALGLKMLKRSPSRRMVSGAGNGGWSSPSSPNGSNSSGSPGISFTVPPSRPRRPMTSAEIMRQQMRVTEGSDNRLRKTLMRTLVGQMGRRAETIILPLELLRHLKPSEFNDPHEYHFWQKRQLKILEAGLLLHPSIPLDKSNTFAMRLRDIIRSVDTKAIDTGKNSDTMRTLCNSVVSLSWRSSNGTPTDVCHWADGYPLNIHIYISLLYSIFDIRDETLVLDEVDELLELMKKTWSTLGITRPIHNVCFTWVLFQQYVSTAQIEPDLLCAAHAMLAEVANNAKRPDREALYVKILSSVLCSMQGWAEKKLLSYHDYFQRGTVGQIENLLPLALSSSKILGEDVTITERGGGVKGDIKVVDNSGDRVDYYIRSSMKNAFEKIMEAGNVTEVAEDAVTEALLKLAKETEDLALKERESFSPILKRWHTTAAGVAAVTLHNCYGAVLKQYLNGVSTLTSETVEILQRAGKLEKVLLQMVVEDSAECEDGGKAIVREMVPYEVDSIIMNLLKRWINERLKAGKECVNRAKESETWNPKSKSEPYAQSAEELMKLAKETVEDFFEIPIGITENIVHDLANGLEHLFKDYTTFVASCGSKQSYIPTLPPLTRCNRDSKFLKLWKKASPCSIGAEDCHPNGINDGNNPRPSTSRGTQRLYIRLNTLHYLLSHLHSLDKNLSLSPKIVPSTPRSRCSNSRRNHGNASSYFELAHLAIQAACQHVSEVAAYRLIFLDSNSVFYDSLYLGDVANARIKPALRILKQNLTLLGAILTDRAQALAIKEVMRASFEAFLMVLVAGGSSRVFYRTDHEMIEEDFDSLKRVFCTCGEGLMAKDVVEHEGETTEGVIELMGQCTEQLMEDFSIVTCETSGIGVAGSGQRLPMPPTTGRWNRSDPNTILRVLCHRNDKAANQFLKRTFQLAKRR